CAAGGTCCTGCGCTTGATCGCCCGGTGGCGCGATGAGGAGATGGTCGTCGAGCTCGTGGAAGAGATCCTGCACCCGGCTCTCGTGAGGATGATCGAGGAGTTCGACAGCCAACGCATGAAACAGCGCAACAAGCTCTACAAAAAGCACTTCAAGACCTTGATCGCCTCTTCCGCCCGGCGGGGTGCGATGTACCGCGATGTGCTGGCAGCCGTTGTGGCTGTGCTCGAAGCGGACTTCGGCCTCACCGAGCGCGAGCGGCCGGCGCCCAAGAGTGACTTCCTGCGCTCCATCGACCGCGAACTCCACATAGAAGCCAACGAAAGTCTCCCGGCTGCGCAGGCGCAGCCAGCGGCGGAGCCCCGGATCCACGGGCACCCGGCGCTGGTGAGGAGGACCCGATGAACACGCTCAACACTTTCCTGTACGTCGTTTTTCCGTATGTGGCCGTCGTCGTCTTCGTGGTCGGCACGGTCTACCGGTACCGGCAGAGGGGCTTTACGGTCTCATCGCTCTCCTCGCAGTTTCTCGAGGGGAACAAGCTCTTCTGGGGCAGCGTGCCCTTCCACATCGGACTGCTGGTGCTGTTCGCCGGCCATCTCGTCGCCTTCCTGTTCCCGCGAGCGATTCTCGCTTGGAACAGCGTTCCCGTTCGCCTGCTGATCCTGGAAGTCACGGCCTTCGTGTTCGGATTGAGCGTGCTGTCGAGTCTCTTGGCTCTCATGTTCCGGCGGTTCACCAACGCACGCATCCGCGCGATAACCACCGTAATGGACGTCGCCGTCGAGATCCTGCTGCTGGCTCAGGTCGTGCTCGGATGCTGGATCGCCGTCGTCTATCGCTGGGGCTCGTCATGGTTCGCGGCGGACCTGTCACCCTACCTATGGTCTCTCGTCGGCATGACGCCAGATGCCGACGCGGTCATCGCCTTGCCCCTCCTGATCCGGCTGCACATCGTCGGCGCGTTTCTCATCTTGTTCATGATTCCGTTCACCCGGCTAGTGCACGCCCTGGTCGCGCCGCTGCATTACTTCACACGGCCCTACCAGCAGGTGATGTGGAACTGGGACCGCAAGAAAATCCGCGACCCGCAGACGGCTTGGAGCAAGGCGCGGCCCAGCAACAACTAATGGAGCGTAATCCGTCGTCGGCGGCCGAAGTACGGGCCCTTGAAGAGGAGCTTTCGGCAGCTCGGCGACGCGAGGTCGATCGATCTCGTCCCCGACGTGAGGACCGCGGAGAGAACAGATGAAATCCGGAAACCACGACAAGGCCTGGCCCCACTACTGGGACCCCGAGGACGACACCTTTTGGAATCGCGAGGGCAAAGGTATCGCGCGTCGGAACCTGTGGATCTCGATTCCCAACCTGCTCCTGGGCTTCGCCGTCTGGATCTACTGGGGCATGGTCGCCAAGTACATCCAGCAACTTCACTTCGCCTCCGACGGCGAGCTCTTCAACTTCACCTTCATGAACGCCGGGCAGGCCTACGAGGGTCTCGAATACCGCGCGCTTCTCTTCACGCTACCGGCGGTCGCAGGGCTGGCGGGAGCAACTCTGCGGATCCCCAACTCGTTCATGATCGCGATCTGCGGAGGGCGCAACGTAAAGTTCATGACCAGCCTGTTGCTCATCGTGCCAGCCCTGAGTACGGGCATCGCGCTGCGCGACCCCACGACGCCGTTCTTTGTCTTTATCGTGCTCGCGGCGCTTTCCGGCGTCGGTGGCGGCGCCTTCGCCTCGTCCATGTCCAACATCAGCTTCTTCTTCCCGAAGCGGAAGCAGGGACTGGCGCTTGGTCTGAACGCCGGTCTCGGGAACCTGGGTGTGAGCGTCATGCAGTTCGTGATTCCCTGGGTGATCACGTTCCGCGTCTTCGGACCCCTGAGCGGCGATCCCTACG
The bacterium DNA segment above includes these coding regions:
- the narI gene encoding respiratory nitrate reductase subunit gamma, which gives rise to MNTLNTFLYVVFPYVAVVVFVVGTVYRYRQRGFTVSSLSSQFLEGNKLFWGSVPFHIGLLVLFAGHLVAFLFPRAILAWNSVPVRLLILEVTAFVFGLSVLSSLLALMFRRFTNARIRAITTVMDVAVEILLLAQVVLGCWIAVVYRWGSSWFAADLSPYLWSLVGMTPDADAVIALPLLIRLHIVGAFLILFMIPFTRLVHALVAPLHYFTRPYQQVMWNWDRKKIRDPQTAWSKARPSNN